A part of Leptospira congkakensis genomic DNA contains:
- a CDS encoding ClpP family protease: MPEEETPEKEITETIQDLISDKNMGKKFLEKRKIFLWGPVTDESSKELTAKLMYLEMVDPGKPITFYINSPGGVVTSGLVVYDTMQMISSPVHTVCMGMAASMGSILLIGGKKGNRYIWPNGRVMIHQPSIGGQIQAPATDLLIHAQDIVKTKEKLNQMLAEACGKTYEQLVEDTDRDYYMDADQALAYGIVDKIVNKIDVV; encoded by the coding sequence ATGCCAGAAGAAGAAACACCAGAAAAAGAAATCACCGAAACCATCCAAGATCTCATTAGCGACAAAAACATGGGTAAGAAATTCCTGGAAAAACGGAAAATCTTTCTCTGGGGTCCTGTCACTGACGAATCCTCCAAGGAACTTACCGCCAAACTTATGTATTTGGAAATGGTAGATCCTGGAAAACCAATTACATTTTATATCAATAGCCCTGGTGGTGTTGTTACCTCTGGACTTGTCGTTTATGACACCATGCAAATGATTTCCTCACCGGTACATACTGTATGTATGGGAATGGCAGCATCAATGGGTTCCATCCTTCTCATTGGCGGGAAAAAAGGAAATCGTTACATTTGGCCGAATGGTCGAGTGATGATCCACCAACCTTCTATTGGAGGACAAATCCAAGCTCCGGCAACGGATTTACTCATCCATGCTCAGGACATTGTCAAAACCAAAGAAAAACTCAATCAAATGTTAGCTGAGGCTTGTGGCAAAACCTACGAACAATTGGTGGAAGACACGGATCGCGATTATTATATGGATGCCGATCAAGCTTTGGCTTACGGGATTGTAGATAAGATCGTAAACAAAATTGACGTCGTCTAA
- a CDS encoding FtsB family cell division protein produces MTPSKASLLVTYICAGLYLGLLSESGIAERMRLEKELQNLNAEVERLVVENQGLEEKERRLKNDAYALEQEARKYYLLSETAHVLKFEESISRTAEKPKVLPATLRTAGLSADWKEPPLFLLRFFFISFSVFLILGVYFKLKRLQPMSNHKRLN; encoded by the coding sequence ATGACACCATCGAAAGCCTCCTTACTCGTAACTTATATTTGCGCTGGTCTCTATCTCGGACTTTTGTCCGAGTCAGGGATCGCCGAACGTATGCGCCTCGAGAAAGAATTACAAAATCTCAATGCGGAAGTAGAGAGGCTTGTGGTGGAAAACCAAGGGTTGGAAGAAAAGGAACGCCGCCTGAAAAATGATGCTTATGCCTTAGAACAGGAAGCAAGGAAGTATTACCTACTTTCTGAAACTGCACATGTATTGAAATTTGAAGAATCGATCTCGCGCACAGCGGAAAAACCAAAGGTGCTTCCCGCCACGCTACGCACAGCGGGTTTGAGTGCGGATTGGAAAGAACCACCGCTCTTTTTATTACGTTTCTTTTTTATTTCTTTTAGTGTTTTCCTGATTCTAGGCGTTTACTTCAAGCTGAAACGCTTGCAACCTATGTCTAATCACAAAAGACTGAATTAA
- the eno gene encoding phosphopyruvate hydratase gives MSQKDSIRSVKAREIMDSRGNPTVEVDVTLEDGSFGRAAVPSGASTGEHEAVELRDGDKKRYSGKGVLKAVENVNSKISKSILGLSATNQLLIDGTMISLDGTANKSKLGANALLGVSMAVAKAAAAHTGLPLYRYIGGTFARELPVPMMNIINGGAHADNNIDFQEFMILPVSAPNFREALRMGAEVFHSLKSVLKGKGLNTAVGDEGGFAPNLTSNSEAIEVILTAIEKAGYKPDLDIKIGLDCAASEFYDEKKKKYVLKAEKKPEKTAEELVEYYSNLVSKYPIITMEDGLDENDWTGWKKLSEKLGKKIQLVGDDLFVTNIKKLAQGIDKGIGNSILIKVNQIGTLTETLSAIEMAKKAQYTAVVSHRSGETEDSTISHIAVATNSGQIKTGSLSRTDRIAKYNELLRIEEELGKNATYSGVNTFYNLK, from the coding sequence ATGTCCCAAAAAGATAGCATTCGTTCCGTCAAAGCCCGTGAAATCATGGATTCCAGAGGAAATCCAACCGTTGAAGTGGATGTCACACTCGAAGACGGTTCCTTTGGTCGTGCGGCGGTTCCCTCTGGTGCGTCAACTGGTGAACACGAAGCAGTCGAACTTCGTGACGGTGATAAAAAAAGATACTCCGGAAAAGGTGTACTAAAAGCCGTAGAAAATGTAAATTCTAAAATCTCTAAATCCATCTTAGGCCTTTCGGCAACCAACCAACTCCTCATTGATGGAACTATGATTTCCCTAGATGGAACTGCCAATAAATCTAAGTTAGGTGCCAATGCCCTTCTCGGTGTTTCTATGGCTGTGGCAAAAGCAGCCGCTGCACATACAGGCCTTCCATTATACCGTTATATCGGTGGAACCTTTGCTCGTGAACTTCCTGTCCCTATGATGAATATCATCAATGGTGGTGCTCACGCAGACAACAATATCGACTTCCAAGAATTTATGATCCTTCCCGTATCGGCTCCCAATTTCCGCGAAGCCCTTCGGATGGGTGCCGAAGTTTTCCATAGTTTGAAGTCCGTTCTGAAAGGCAAAGGTCTGAATACTGCTGTGGGTGACGAAGGTGGATTTGCTCCTAACCTAACTAGCAATAGCGAAGCCATTGAAGTCATCCTTACGGCAATTGAAAAGGCTGGGTACAAACCAGATCTTGATATCAAAATCGGTTTGGACTGCGCAGCATCCGAGTTCTATGATGAGAAGAAAAAGAAATACGTTCTCAAAGCAGAGAAAAAACCAGAAAAGACTGCGGAAGAACTAGTAGAATACTACTCAAATTTAGTGTCCAAGTATCCGATCATTACCATGGAAGACGGCCTAGATGAAAACGATTGGACAGGCTGGAAAAAACTTTCCGAAAAACTGGGAAAAAAGATCCAACTTGTGGGGGATGATTTGTTCGTAACCAATATCAAAAAACTCGCCCAAGGGATCGATAAAGGGATTGGTAACTCCATTCTCATCAAAGTGAACCAAATTGGAACTCTTACGGAAACCCTCAGTGCCATTGAAATGGCTAAAAAAGCGCAGTACACTGCCGTTGTGTCTCATAGATCTGGGGAAACCGAAGATTCTACTATTTCTCATATCGCTGTGGCAACAAACTCTGGTCAGATCAAAACTGGATCACTCAGCCGAACAGACCGAATCGCTAAATACAACGAACTCCTTCGCATCGAAGAAGAACTTGGAAAAAATGCGACTTATAGCGGAGTAAACACTTTTTACAACTTAAAGTAA
- the lepA gene encoding translation elongation factor 4 produces MNERQKFTRNFSIIAHVDHGKSTLADRLLEIGLVTDQRTKKDQILDSMDIERERGITIKANNASFDYHAKDGNIYHLNLIDTPGHVDFTYEVSRSLAACEGVLLIVDASQGVEAQTLANLYLAMDLDLRIIPVINKIDLPSADIDKCKLMIEESLGLNPNEAIPISAKTGLNVQDVLEAISYLLPPPKGDVDAPLKALIYDSFFDTYMGVVAKVRLYDGKLRKGEMIHMMNIGRQFTVTEVGINRLSMVSCEELQAGDVGYVVAGMKKMGDAKTGDTITHANRQTAEDVKGFKDAKPMVFAGLFPINGEDFDALVDAIEKLKLNDSALTFERENSAALGFGFRVGYLGLLHMEIVQERLEREFNLALITTAPSVKFRITTTKDDVIEVDNPSKWPDPILIGKSEEPFVKATIIAPESYVGNIMSLVIEKRGIHMDTVYLSKDKLQLTYELPLAELIFEFYDKLKSYTKGYASLDYEEVGYRDSKLVRMDILVNGEPVDALSSIVHKSKAEERGRVIIEKLKDLIPRHQFMIPLQAAIGSKVVARESISALRKNVTAKCYGGDISRKKKLLEKQKEGKKRMKQIGNVEIPQEAFLSILKTGD; encoded by the coding sequence GTGAACGAACGCCAAAAATTCACCCGCAATTTTTCCATCATCGCCCATGTCGACCATGGAAAATCCACTCTGGCGGATCGTTTGCTTGAGATTGGCCTTGTCACCGACCAAAGGACAAAAAAAGACCAAATTCTCGATTCCATGGACATCGAAAGGGAACGTGGGATCACCATCAAAGCGAACAATGCGTCCTTTGATTACCATGCCAAAGATGGAAATATCTACCATTTAAATTTAATTGATACCCCGGGCCACGTGGACTTTACCTACGAAGTGTCTCGTTCCCTTGCTGCCTGCGAAGGAGTTCTTCTCATTGTGGATGCAAGCCAAGGGGTAGAAGCTCAAACTTTGGCCAATTTATACTTAGCGATGGATTTAGATCTTCGCATAATTCCCGTTATTAACAAAATAGATCTACCTTCTGCGGATATTGACAAATGTAAACTCATGATCGAGGAGTCTTTGGGCTTAAATCCCAATGAAGCCATTCCAATTTCAGCAAAAACAGGACTGAACGTACAAGATGTTTTAGAGGCTATTTCTTACCTCCTTCCACCTCCCAAAGGTGATGTGGATGCTCCACTCAAAGCACTCATTTACGATTCCTTCTTTGATACCTATATGGGTGTTGTCGCAAAAGTTCGGTTATATGATGGGAAACTTCGCAAAGGCGAAATGATCCATATGATGAACATTGGCCGCCAGTTTACTGTGACGGAAGTGGGGATCAACAGGCTTTCCATGGTTTCTTGCGAAGAATTACAAGCAGGTGACGTAGGTTATGTGGTCGCTGGTATGAAAAAGATGGGAGATGCCAAAACAGGGGATACCATCACCCATGCCAATAGACAAACGGCAGAAGATGTCAAAGGATTTAAAGACGCAAAACCAATGGTATTTGCTGGGTTATTTCCCATTAACGGGGAAGACTTTGATGCCCTTGTGGACGCCATCGAAAAACTAAAGTTAAACGATTCTGCTCTCACCTTTGAAAGAGAAAATTCCGCAGCCCTAGGATTTGGATTTCGTGTGGGTTACTTGGGACTTCTTCATATGGAGATTGTCCAAGAACGTTTGGAAAGAGAATTTAATTTAGCCCTGATCACAACGGCTCCGTCCGTTAAATTTCGAATCACAACAACGAAAGACGATGTGATCGAAGTGGATAACCCTAGCAAATGGCCTGACCCCATATTAATTGGGAAATCCGAAGAACCTTTTGTCAAAGCAACAATTATCGCTCCCGAATCTTATGTGGGAAATATCATGTCTCTTGTGATTGAAAAACGAGGAATCCATATGGATACGGTTTATCTCTCCAAAGACAAACTCCAACTCACCTATGAACTCCCTTTAGCAGAACTTATCTTTGAATTCTACGATAAACTCAAATCTTATACCAAAGGCTATGCCTCTTTGGATTACGAAGAAGTGGGGTATCGAGATTCCAAACTCGTGCGGATGGATATCCTAGTGAATGGGGAACCAGTGGATGCACTCTCCTCGATTGTCCACAAATCCAAAGCGGAAGAACGGGGGCGGGTCATCATTGAAAAATTAAAAGACCTGATCCCTCGCCATCAGTTTATGATTCCATTGCAAGCGGCTATTGGTTCCAAAGTGGTAGCCCGGGAAAGCATTTCTGCCCTTCGTAAAAACGTAACTGCCAAGTGTTATGGTGGGGATATTTCTCGTAAGAAAAAACTCCTCGAGAAACAAAAAGAAGGAAAGAAACGTATGAAACAAATTGGAAACGTAGAAATCCCACAGGAAGCCTTCTTATCCATTTTAAAAACCGGGGACTAG
- a CDS encoding glycosyltransferase family 2 protein produces MNPLEKPLVSVILPSYNRKNIVDRAINSVVTQSYPHWELHIVDDGSTDETWKDLLSKLPRWKTQLSSFGRNQKSIQVHQTEHRGVSEARNFGIQKTNAEWIAFLDSDDEWYPEKLSKQIEFHKSNPEFFFSQTKEVWNKKGNLMEPKGKYRKRSGWFLKESLELCMVTSSSFLAHKPTLETIGGFRTELPVCEDYDLWNRILLAGYPIGLLEENLMVRYGGHEDQLSNQYLALERFRLYSLLLTKEELRENGKWDLLEPLTKSLFQTAINSRLETILHGRTKRGKDTEWIESFIANFLSEKPISKKNLSSLLVDSLF; encoded by the coding sequence ATGAATCCTTTGGAAAAACCACTCGTTTCTGTCATCCTTCCCAGTTATAATCGCAAAAACATAGTGGATAGAGCCATCAATTCGGTGGTCACTCAATCCTATCCCCACTGGGAACTTCATATCGTGGATGATGGGTCGACCGATGAAACCTGGAAAGATTTACTTTCGAAATTGCCTCGATGGAAAACGCAACTTTCTTCCTTTGGAAGAAACCAGAAATCCATCCAAGTCCACCAAACAGAACATAGGGGAGTGAGTGAGGCAAGAAACTTTGGAATTCAAAAAACAAATGCAGAGTGGATTGCATTTTTAGATTCTGATGACGAATGGTATCCTGAGAAACTTTCCAAACAAATAGAGTTTCATAAATCAAATCCCGAATTTTTCTTTTCTCAAACCAAAGAGGTTTGGAACAAAAAAGGGAATTTAATGGAACCAAAAGGAAAATACAGGAAACGTTCTGGATGGTTTTTAAAAGAATCCTTAGAACTTTGTATGGTTACCTCTTCCAGTTTTTTGGCGCATAAACCAACATTGGAAACTATTGGGGGATTTCGCACCGAACTACCGGTATGCGAAGATTATGATTTATGGAACCGAATCCTTTTAGCTGGATATCCCATAGGGTTACTAGAAGAAAATCTTATGGTTCGTTACGGAGGTCATGAAGACCAACTCTCAAACCAATATCTTGCTTTAGAGAGATTTCGATTGTATTCTCTTTTATTGACGAAAGAAGAATTGCGTGAAAATGGGAAATGGGATTTGTTAGAACCACTAACAAAATCTCTTTTTCAAACTGCCATCAATTCTCGTCTGGAGACGATCCTCCACGGCCGAACCAAACGAGGAAAAGATACAGAATGGATTGAAAGTTTCATTGCCAATTTTTTATCAGAAAAACCAATTTCGAAAAAGAATTTATCCTCTTTGTTAGTTGACTCTCTATTTTGA
- a CDS encoding succinate dehydrogenase/fumarate reductase iron-sulfur subunit, which translates to MKLHLKVWRQKDKNDKGRMVSYEANNISEHMSFLEMLDVVNDDLIKKGDEPIAFDHDCREGICGACSMVINGVPHGPEKGTTTCQLHMRKFKDGDTVYIEPWRAKAFPVVKDLLVDRSAFDRIIQAGGYVSINTGGAPDGNALPIPKVDADLAMDAATCIGCGACVAACKNASAMLFVSAKVSHLALLPQGVVEKKERVRKMVSAMDKEGFGNCTNQYECEAACPKEISVNFITRLNREYISS; encoded by the coding sequence ATGAAGTTACACCTTAAAGTTTGGCGACAAAAAGACAAAAACGATAAAGGTCGCATGGTGAGTTATGAAGCCAACAATATCAGCGAACATATGTCTTTCCTTGAGATGTTGGATGTTGTGAACGATGACCTAATCAAAAAAGGTGACGAGCCGATTGCCTTTGACCACGACTGCCGCGAAGGAATTTGTGGGGCATGTTCCATGGTGATCAATGGGGTTCCCCATGGTCCAGAAAAAGGAACCACAACTTGCCAATTGCATATGCGTAAGTTCAAAGATGGTGATACGGTTTATATCGAACCTTGGAGAGCCAAAGCTTTCCCTGTCGTAAAAGACCTTTTAGTAGACCGTTCTGCTTTTGATCGCATCATCCAAGCAGGTGGGTATGTATCCATCAATACGGGTGGAGCTCCAGACGGAAACGCACTTCCAATTCCAAAAGTAGATGCTGACCTTGCGATGGATGCAGCTACTTGTATCGGATGCGGGGCTTGTGTAGCAGCTTGTAAAAATGCTTCTGCGATGCTCTTTGTATCAGCAAAAGTATCTCACTTAGCTCTTCTCCCACAAGGTGTGGTCGAAAAGAAAGAACGAGTTCGTAAAATGGTAAGCGCAATGGACAAAGAAGGATTTGGAAATTGTACAAACCAATACGAATGTGAAGCAGCTTGTCCGAAAGAAATTTCGGTAAACTTTATCACAAGATTGAATAGAGAGTATATCTCTAGCTAA
- a CDS encoding fumarate reductase/succinate dehydrogenase flavoprotein subunit produces MKLDAKIPSGPLEQKWDKHKQDIKLVNPANKRKYKVIIVGTGLAGASAAATLSELGYQVSVFCFQDSPRRAHSIAAQGGINAAKNYQNDGDSVYRLFYDTVKGGDFRAREANVYRLAHESTNIIDQCVAQGVPFAREYGGTLSNRSFGGAQVSRTFYAKGQTGQQLLLGAYSALEKQISRGAVKMYPRTEMLELVLVDGHAKGIVVRDLVTGEISSHAGDAVILASGGYGNVFYLSTNAKGSNVTATYRAYKKGAGFANPCYTQIHPTCIPQAGDYQSKLTLMSESLRNDGRVWVPKKKDDLRAPHEIPEDERDYYLERKYPSYGNLAPRDISSRSAKEACDNGLGVGPKVGDKRLGVYLDFSDSIKRLGEPVVADRYDNLFQMYERITGENPYKVPMRIYPAVHYTMGGLWVDYNLMSNIPGLHVLGEANFSDHGANRLGASALMQGLADGYFVIPYTIGDYFAKEGHKNISTDRPEFKEAEARVREMTNKLLAINGKKTPDDFHRALGKIMWDQCGMARNEKGLKDALKKIPELREEFWKNVKVAGSGSELNQELEKAGRVADYLEFGELLCLDALTREESCGGHFREEHQTEDGEAKRNDDKFCHVTAWEYKGEGKAPVEHREKLEYENIHLAVRSYK; encoded by the coding sequence ATGAAATTAGACGCAAAAATTCCGTCGGGTCCATTAGAACAAAAATGGGACAAACACAAACAAGACATCAAACTTGTAAACCCGGCAAACAAACGTAAGTATAAAGTCATTATCGTGGGAACTGGTCTTGCGGGAGCTTCTGCTGCTGCTACACTCTCAGAACTTGGATACCAAGTTTCTGTTTTCTGTTTCCAAGACAGTCCAAGACGAGCTCACTCCATTGCTGCCCAAGGTGGTATCAATGCGGCAAAAAACTACCAAAACGACGGTGACTCCGTTTATCGTTTGTTCTACGATACTGTAAAAGGTGGTGACTTCCGAGCTCGTGAGGCAAACGTTTATCGTTTGGCTCATGAATCCACAAACATCATTGACCAGTGTGTGGCACAAGGTGTTCCTTTTGCTCGTGAGTATGGTGGAACCCTATCCAACAGATCTTTTGGTGGAGCGCAAGTATCCCGTACTTTTTACGCCAAAGGACAAACCGGACAACAGTTGTTGCTTGGTGCCTACTCCGCTCTAGAAAAACAAATCTCTCGTGGTGCAGTCAAAATGTATCCAAGAACAGAGATGTTGGAACTAGTCCTCGTGGATGGTCATGCCAAAGGAATCGTGGTTCGTGATCTAGTCACTGGTGAAATTTCTTCCCATGCAGGAGATGCAGTCATTCTCGCATCTGGTGGATACGGAAACGTATTTTACCTTTCTACAAACGCAAAAGGATCGAATGTAACTGCTACTTACCGTGCTTATAAAAAAGGTGCAGGATTTGCAAACCCTTGTTATACGCAAATCCACCCTACTTGTATCCCACAAGCAGGAGATTACCAATCCAAACTAACTCTTATGTCTGAATCTCTCCGTAACGACGGACGGGTTTGGGTTCCTAAGAAAAAAGATGATCTTCGTGCTCCTCATGAAATTCCAGAAGACGAAAGAGATTATTACCTCGAAAGAAAATATCCTTCTTACGGAAACTTAGCACCTCGGGACATTTCATCACGTTCTGCAAAAGAAGCTTGTGACAACGGTCTTGGTGTGGGTCCAAAGGTTGGCGACAAACGTCTTGGTGTGTATTTAGATTTTTCTGATTCCATCAAACGATTGGGTGAACCTGTCGTTGCTGACCGTTATGACAACCTCTTTCAAATGTATGAACGCATTACGGGAGAAAACCCATACAAAGTGCCAATGCGTATTTACCCTGCGGTTCACTACACTATGGGTGGGCTTTGGGTGGATTACAATTTAATGTCTAACATTCCTGGCCTTCACGTTCTAGGAGAAGCAAACTTCTCTGATCACGGTGCAAACCGACTCGGAGCCTCTGCTCTGATGCAGGGTCTTGCCGATGGATACTTTGTGATTCCTTATACCATTGGTGATTATTTTGCCAAAGAAGGTCATAAAAATATCTCCACAGACAGACCGGAATTCAAAGAAGCAGAAGCCCGCGTTCGTGAGATGACTAATAAATTATTAGCAATCAACGGTAAAAAAACTCCGGATGATTTCCATAGAGCCCTTGGTAAAATCATGTGGGATCAGTGCGGTATGGCACGTAACGAAAAAGGCCTCAAAGATGCTTTGAAAAAAATTCCTGAACTTCGTGAAGAATTCTGGAAAAACGTGAAAGTTGCCGGATCTGGATCTGAGCTCAACCAAGAGTTAGAAAAAGCCGGTCGCGTTGCCGACTACTTAGAGTTTGGTGAACTACTCTGTTTAGATGCACTTACAAGAGAAGAATCCTGTGGTGGTCACTTCCGTGAGGAACACCAAACCGAAGATGGTGAAGCAAAACGTAACGATGATAAATTCTGTCACGTAACTGCTTGGGAATATAAAGGTGAAGGAAAGGCTCCTGTAGAACACCGCGAAAAACTCGAGTATGAAAACATCCACCTAGCCGTAAGGAGCTACAAATAA
- a CDS encoding succinate dehydrogenase cytochrome b subunit has protein sequence MTLSLDFFRSSIGKKIIMAITGFIWFGFVIVHMVGNLQVFQGPEKLNTYAKFLKDLGPLLWVARIGLIVAFFGHVCTAILLKFENSSARPVSYAKGSTIQASVASRTMAYSGLLLLTFLVYHLAHFTLGITNPEHYSFEYILKNGDVVHDVYAMVILGFQDPIISGTYIVFMVFLALHFSHALGSMFQTLGILAPKHNPAIQKVSTGLGLLVFLGNCSMPISILLGYVR, from the coding sequence ATGACGTTGAGTCTAGACTTCTTTCGATCCTCAATTGGAAAGAAGATCATAATGGCCATTACCGGATTTATCTGGTTTGGATTCGTGATCGTTCATATGGTCGGAAACCTTCAAGTTTTCCAAGGACCAGAAAAATTAAACACCTATGCAAAGTTTCTCAAGGATTTAGGACCCCTACTGTGGGTAGCAAGGATTGGACTTATTGTGGCTTTTTTTGGTCACGTTTGCACAGCCATCCTTCTAAAATTTGAGAACTCTAGTGCAAGGCCCGTATCTTATGCTAAGGGTTCTACCATCCAAGCCTCTGTAGCTTCTCGCACAATGGCTTATAGCGGACTCCTTCTCCTTACGTTTCTTGTGTACCACCTTGCACATTTTACTTTAGGAATCACTAACCCAGAACATTACAGTTTTGAATACATCCTCAAAAACGGTGATGTGGTTCATGATGTTTATGCGATGGTAATCTTAGGATTTCAAGATCCAATCATTTCCGGAACTTATATCGTATTCATGGTTTTCCTTGCTCTACATTTTTCTCATGCATTGGGATCAATGTTTCAGACTTTGGGAATCCTTGCACCAAAACACAACCCAGCCATTCAGAAAGTTTCTACAGGACTTGGTCTTCTTGTTTTCCTTGGAAATTGTTCCATGCCAATCTCGATTTTACTCGGGTATGTTCGTTAA
- a CDS encoding SulP family inorganic anion transporter, translating to MFSKLKNDLPAGLVVFLVALPLCLGVALASGAPLLSGVISGVIGGVIVGILSHSNTSVSGPAAGLVTLVLASIAGLGDYRTFLLAVFLAGFIQIAIGFLRGGFIANYIPSNVIQGLLASIGIILILKQIPHAVGFDVDPEEDFIFFQKDGENTFSELFNIINFFSWGAVTIAISSLILMIGYDKTKWKPLKFLPSPVLVILLGVFLNGIFQSFFPEFYLTEKHLVSIPNIKNWESVFFFPNFPAITQTKVWYYAFTIAAFATLETLLNLDAVERIDPHKRLASPNRELVAQGVGNSISGLIGGLPITSVIVRSSVNIYAGAESKLSTIFHGILLSISVVFFGSFLNLIPLSSLAVILIVTGFKLTNINLYRSIYKKGFYQFLPFIATIIAIIFTDLLTGVLIGLSISFIFILKNNYKNPFSVETETLNIGETIRIELPNQVSFLNKASIKDTLWALPENSKLIVDASNCNFIDHDILEVLEEFKTVVSVEKKIQLNLIGLKDSYELSDQVQFVNILDKDAQQKLTPDEILDFLKRGNERFVKGKWSEKYFKHQVNATAFGQNPIAVVLSCIDSRTSPEIIFDAGLGDIISIRIAGNIVNDDILGSLELSCAKIGTKLIVVLGHSNCGAVSSALYALREGNIANITNKIQKAIDESEKIIHPIQKENEHIFNHVVKANVKNSIGEILTHSAFLSEKVNSKEIRIVSGFYDTSSGEVQFFDTI from the coding sequence ATGTTTTCCAAACTCAAAAATGATCTTCCCGCAGGCCTAGTTGTCTTTTTAGTCGCACTTCCTCTCTGTTTGGGGGTGGCTTTAGCCAGTGGGGCACCGTTACTTTCGGGGGTAATCTCGGGAGTGATCGGTGGGGTAATTGTTGGAATTCTCAGTCATTCGAATACTAGCGTTAGTGGTCCTGCTGCCGGTCTTGTTACTTTAGTATTAGCTTCCATTGCTGGACTTGGGGATTACCGAACCTTTCTCCTTGCTGTTTTTCTTGCGGGGTTCATTCAAATCGCAATCGGATTTTTACGCGGTGGATTTATCGCTAATTACATTCCTTCCAACGTAATCCAGGGTTTACTCGCATCCATAGGAATCATCCTTATCCTCAAACAAATTCCCCATGCAGTAGGATTTGATGTGGATCCAGAAGAGGACTTTATCTTTTTCCAAAAAGATGGTGAGAACACTTTCTCCGAACTTTTTAATATTATAAACTTTTTCTCATGGGGTGCCGTCACCATTGCCATATCTTCTCTTATTTTAATGATTGGTTATGACAAAACGAAATGGAAACCTTTAAAGTTTTTACCATCACCAGTGCTAGTCATCCTTTTGGGAGTATTTCTCAACGGTATTTTTCAAAGCTTTTTTCCAGAGTTCTATCTCACCGAAAAACATTTAGTATCCATTCCCAATATCAAAAACTGGGAATCTGTTTTTTTCTTTCCTAATTTTCCAGCAATTACGCAAACCAAAGTTTGGTACTATGCCTTTACCATTGCAGCATTTGCAACTTTAGAAACTCTATTAAATTTAGATGCAGTAGAAAGAATTGATCCCCACAAAAGACTAGCTTCGCCAAACAGAGAACTGGTGGCACAAGGAGTAGGGAATTCTATATCTGGTTTGATTGGTGGTTTACCGATTACTTCTGTGATTGTCAGAAGTTCCGTAAATATTTATGCGGGAGCGGAATCTAAATTATCCACTATCTTTCATGGAATTCTATTATCTATCAGCGTAGTATTTTTTGGATCATTTTTAAATCTAATCCCTTTGTCCTCACTTGCAGTGATTTTGATTGTCACTGGTTTTAAACTCACAAATATCAACCTTTACAGATCCATTTATAAAAAAGGTTTTTATCAATTTTTACCTTTTATCGCGACTATCATAGCAATCATTTTCACTGATCTTTTGACGGGAGTTCTGATTGGACTATCCATTAGTTTTATTTTTATTCTTAAAAATAACTATAAAAACCCATTTTCAGTAGAAACAGAAACATTAAACATAGGCGAAACCATTCGTATCGAATTACCAAACCAGGTTTCATTTTTAAACAAAGCATCTATCAAAGACACTCTCTGGGCCTTACCTGAAAATTCCAAATTGATTGTGGATGCATCTAACTGTAATTTCATCGACCATGATATCTTAGAAGTATTGGAAGAATTCAAAACCGTTGTGTCCGTCGAAAAAAAGATCCAATTAAACTTGATTGGGTTAAAAGATTCTTATGAACTCAGTGACCAGGTTCAGTTTGTCAATATCTTAGATAAAGATGCCCAACAAAAACTAACACCAGATGAAATTTTGGATTTTCTAAAACGTGGAAATGAAAGGTTTGTTAAGGGAAAATGGTCTGAAAAATATTTCAAACACCAGGTAAATGCTACTGCCTTTGGTCAAAATCCGATCGCCGTGGTTTTATCTTGTATAGACTCCAGAACAAGTCCTGAGATTATTTTTGATGCAGGCCTTGGTGATATCATTTCCATTCGAATTGCCGGGAATATCGTCAATGACGACATTCTGGGAAGTTTAGAATTGTCTTGTGCCAAAATTGGAACCAAACTCATCGTAGTGCTGGGTCATTCCAATTGCGGTGCCGTTTCTAGCGCTCTTTATGCACTCCGCGAAGGTAATATTGCGAATATCACAAACAAAATTCAAAAAGCAATCGATGAATCAGAAAAAATCATCCATCCCATCCAAAAGGAAAATGAACATATTTTCAATCATGTAGTAAAAGCAAATGTGAAAAATTCAATTGGGGAAATTTTAACTCACAGCGCATTCCTTTCAGAAAAAGTGAATTCAAAAGAGATTCGAATTGTCTCTGGTTTTTATGATACTTCTTCAGGCGAAGTACAGTTTTTTGATACAATCTAA